From a region of the Clostridia bacterium genome:
- a CDS encoding ABC transporter permease has product MNSFLQSIIGGANQGILWALLALGVFISYRILDFADLTTEGSFTLGGAMVATLIASGLEPILSTFIAFLAGMLAGLCTGLINTKLKIPPILAGILTMIALYSINIRIMGGSSNKNILRFDTVITYFQKIFNISKLYATTIIGVLVVAIIIAILYWFFGTEKGSAIRATGNNEKMCRALGINTDNTKILALMISNGLIALSGAMVAQQQNYADVNMGIGAIVIGLASVIIGETFMSQKFPFWLKLTFIALGSVLYRVLVTIVINANFFEASDLKLLTAIIVVLALALPKLKTAYSNRHKKCHKSAQNFMTNNKE; this is encoded by the coding sequence ATGAATAGTTTTTTACAATCAATTATTGGCGGCGCCAATCAAGGCATATTATGGGCATTGTTGGCGCTTGGTGTTTTTATATCCTACAGAATACTTGACTTTGCAGACTTGACTACTGAAGGTAGTTTTACATTAGGTGGAGCAATGGTAGCCACGCTCATAGCGTCGGGATTAGAACCTATATTATCTACTTTTATTGCATTTTTGGCAGGTATGCTTGCAGGTCTTTGTACAGGTTTGATCAATACCAAACTCAAAATTCCGCCTATTTTAGCTGGTATTTTGACAATGATAGCTTTATATTCTATTAATATTAGAATAATGGGCGGATCTTCTAATAAAAATATATTGAGATTTGACACAGTCATAACATATTTTCAAAAGATTTTTAATATCTCAAAGCTATATGCTACAACAATCATTGGAGTTTTGGTTGTGGCTATTATTATAGCAATTTTATATTGGTTTTTCGGAACAGAAAAAGGCAGTGCAATAAGAGCAACAGGAAATAACGAAAAGATGTGCAGAGCTTTGGGTATCAATACTGATAATACCAAAATTTTGGCACTTATGATAAGTAACGGGTTGATAGCGTTGTCAGGTGCAATGGTTGCTCAACAACAAAATTATGCAGATGTCAATATGGGTATAGGTGCTATTGTCATAGGTCTTGCTTCTGTTATCATTGGCGAAACCTTTATGAGCCAAAAATTCCCATTCTGGCTAAAGCTGACTTTTATTGCTTTAGGCAGCGTCTTATATAGAGTTTTAGTAACTATAGTAATCAACGCTAATTTCTTTGAAGCGTCAGATTTGAAACTATTGACTGCGATTATAGTTGTTTTAGCGTTGGCTTTGCCCAAGCTCAAAACAGCTTATAGCAATCGTCATAAAAAATGTCATAAATCAGCCCAAAATTTTATGACCAATAATAAGGAATAA